The Streptomyces sp. NBC_01237 genomic interval GGGGCTCGACCGCTTCGTACGAACCTTCACAGAACGTGCCTCATAAGCTCGGCCGGCCGTGTGGGTGTCCCCGGACAACCGGATCAGGTCAGGAAATACTGCGAATACCTCGACCGCCCAGCACTGTCAACCCGGCCGGTCTCGGCGGTAGGACCGACAGCCTGTCCGGACGCGCTGTTCACCTGAAATTCTGGCCATGGTGACTGGCTGCCAGATTTCCGGCCGGTGAACAAAGACAGACCATGATCGGTCCCGTGGTGCAGCTTGACAATCTAGTAGGAGACCGCGCCGCGCGGTGGCACATCATCAGACAAAAAATTCCCCTGGACTGCCCGTAATGTTGGCCTGGTTTGCCAGATATCACATCATGGTGGTCGAACCGGCCGAGCCGTCCGTCGCCCGGGACCGGCCGTTCGGTGAACAAGTCCGAGGAAGGTACGCGGGTCGCCGAGGCTGTGGTCCGGGCATCGCTCCCGGCATCAGTGCCGCCTCTCCGTCGGCCAACGGCGGCCGGCCACCGGGTCCGGACCGCCGGCACATGCCCGAGTCGCGCCGTCGAGGCCGAAATCCTCCGGACCATCCGCGGAGCACCAGAGCTCCCGGCATCTCCCGGCCTCCGTGAGCGGTGCCCCGTAGCCGCTCCGCGCGGCACAAGCGGCCCGGCACGGCGACGGACGGCATCTGCGCACCGGCGCCCACGGCGTCGCGATGCCTGAGAGATGATGTCCGGTGCCCCGGTCCGGGGCGACGGAAGGCCAACTGCCCGGAGGGACGCACCGCATGATCTTCGACGTCGATGAGGAACACCCGCGACCGGACGAGGCGGGATCGCGGCGTGTCCGGGCCTCGCGCGAGGTCCTCGGGGACGTCGTACGGCGGCCTGAGGACCTGGCTGCGCTCTGCGACATCGGATTCCCGCAGAGTCCGTTCCGGATGGCCCCGCCGATCGTGGCCGAGGAGTGCGCCTTCGAGCTGTCCTCGGTGGTGTACCTCGGCGATGACGTGGAGATGGTCCGGTGCGACTTCGGGGATCTCCTCCTCTTCGGAGCCGTACAGGGCTGGTATCTCTTCCTGCACCTGGGCGACGGAACGGTGTACGCCATCCCGGACGAGATCGCGGTCCTCCCCGGCGGGGACTTCCGCCCGGTGCACTCGGACCTGTCGTCGCTGCGGCGGCTGCTGGAGCTCCTGTACCGCCAGGAGTTGAGTGCCGAGAGGACGTACGACCCAAGGTCCACCGGCGCCCCGCACCGCGCGATGGAACGCTTCACGGGCGAGATACGCGCGGAGTTCGGCGACGCCGACCCCGTCGCGCTCTCCACGGAGAGTCTCTGGCCCGCCTTCTTCCGCGATATCGAGGACGGCCTCTACTCCGCCTATTACAGCGGCCGGCGAAAGTAGCGCGGCGCGTTCCCACCGCCGCCCGCCGCGGCCACGCCGGCGGTACGGGCGCGGAGTCGGCGGACGTTGACGGCCGGTTGCTCGAACGGGCCGATATTTGGCTTGAGATGTGGCCCCGAGCGTGGTGACCCCGGCGCTCCACACACGTTGTAGTTGGTGTGCCGAACATTCCCTCTGTCTCATCCCATGCTCCCGCCGCACCGACAGTGAAGAGCGACCCGTTGCCGTTCCTCCTGTCGGCCCGGCAGGGAGCAGCCGCCCGCACCCTTCTGGAGTACGTGGGTTCGCTGCCGCTGACCGGAGCCGACGCTCAGTTACTGGCCATGGTCATCGCCATCCGCGCCGCCCGGGGCGGGGTGGGCAATCTGACCGGAGCGGACATCCGTTCCCTGCGACTGGGCGACGCCGAAGCCGCCCTCGGTGCGGTGACCGCTCTGGGATGGCAGCCACGGGGTGATCTGCTCCACGGCGATCCCGATACGCCCGTGGGCGTCGTCGTGCCCGATCTGGCCGGCGACACGGACCGCAGGCTCCCCTTCGGCAAGAACATGCGCTCACGGGTGTCGGGGTGGACGACCCGCGCCCTCGCCGCCAAGCCGGTGAAGAAGACCTCGCCCGCAACGCGCCTGGCCGCCCTGTACCTGGCCGCGCACAGCACGTCCGACCGCTGCGGCGCCCTTCCGGCCGGGCTTCCCGCACACTGCCACGCCGCCCTTCCGGAACTGCTGGCCAAGGGCTTCGTGTCCGAACTCGACGGCGACAGCTACCTGCTGTCCCCCGTCGTACGCCACCTCTCGGGGCAGTACCCGCGCCCCGGCGACGAGGAGCGGGAAGAACGCGAGCAGCAGCCCAAGCCGCAGCCCGATGAACACGGTCTGGTGCCGGCCGAACGTCTGCGCTGGGAGGAGTGGAAGGCTCGGGCGAGCACCGCCTTGCGTCGCCATATCGACAACGTCCAGCGCTGTCCGCTGTGTTCGATCCCTGAATGGCGGGTGGCCGAGGCTTTCATCGGCAAGCCCATTCCCGCCCAGCGCAAGACGCACGCGCGTGCCGCCTACACCGCGTGGAAGGAGAACAATCCGGATCGGGGCCCCCGCGCCGCCGAGTTCGCCGCCGCCTTCCGCGCCGAGCATGGGCACGGCCCCTCCATCAGGCAGCTGTGCGAAGGAATGGGCTGGGGCAAGCAGCGCCGCGCCCTGCGGACGCACATCATCGACCGCCTCATCGCCAACGAGTGGCTGATCAACACCGAGCCGGTTCCCTGGACACTGCGTCCGGGGAAGGCCTTCCTGGACGGCACGTCGACCCCCGCCGCGGCCGACACGGCGCAAGGACAACCGACGTGATTGAGCCCGGCCCGTTCGGCTCGACGCCCGGTCGCAGCCGCTCGAACGGCTGCGACCGGGCCCCTCGGGGTCGGCCGCTCAGGCGAGCAGTGTCGCGTCGAGGACGGTGACCGCGTGTCCGTTGAGATGGACGCGGTCACCGTGTACGGAGGTCCTGACCAGCCCGGTGCGCGCGGACACCTGTAGGCCGGTGAGCCCGTCGCGGCCGGTCCGGGCCGACCAGTAGGGGGCCAGCGCGGTGTGGGCGCTGCCCGTGACCGGATCCTCCAGGATGCCCTCGGCGGGCGAGAAGAAGCGCGAGACGAAGTCGTACTCCAGGCCGGGCTCGGGCGCCGGGGCCGTGATGATGACGCCCCGCAGGTCCTCACGCCGGGTCACATCGGCCACCGCGTCGAGGTCGGGCGTCACGGCCCGGACGGTGGCCTCGTCGGGCAGGACGGTCAGCAGGTCGCCGAGCGCACCGGTACGGAAAGCGGCCTCCGGTGTCACCCCCAGCGCCTCCGACAGACCGTCCGGCACCGGGACCTCGGTGCCGGGCGCGGCCGGGAAGTCCAGGGTGATGCTGCCGTCCTCCTGCGCGTGCGCGGTGAGAATGCCGCTGCACCTGCTGCGGAACCGCAGCGTCCCGGTGACCCCGCGCTCCCGCCGCAGCGTGTGCGCCGTGGCCAATGTGGCATGGCCGCAGAGGTTGGTCTCGACGAGCGGGGCGAACCAGCGGATCTCCCAGTCGGCGTCCGCCCCCGCGGGGAGCGGCCGCGCGAACGCGGTCTCCGAGTGATTCAGCTCGGCGGCGACCCGCCGCATCCAGGCATCCTCGGGCCACTCCCCCGGATCGAGCAGGCACACGCCCGCAGGGTTGCCCGCGAAGGGCCGGTCGGTAAAGGCGTCAACGACGTGAATACGCATACCGCGACCATACTGACGCCAATCACCGTCCATCCCAGTCCAATCCGAGGAAAGTGGACCGACTTCCAGTGCCGACCCCGATGGTCCCCCGCCCCCGTGCCCTGCGCGGGCGGGCCGGGAGTGCCGGTCGGAGCGCGTACCTCTACCGTGCCTCTCCCCGGCTCCGTACCAGCAGCCACAGGAAGTACGGAGTCCCGATGACCGCCGTGAGCAGTCCTGCCCCGAGCTGGGCCGGTGCGATCACCGTCCGGCCCACCACATCCGCCGTGCCCACCAGCACCGCGCCCAGCAGCACCGCCACCGGTACCACCCGCACATGCCGACGGCCCACCAGGGCGCGCGCGGCGTGCGGTGCCACCAGCCCGACGAAGGCGATGGTCCCGGCGGCGGCGACGGCCGCGGCGCTCAGCAGAACGCCCAGCGCCAGGAACCCGAGGCGCGCCCGGGACAGCCCCAGCCCCAGCAGCCTGGGGGTGTCCCCGTCGAGCGAGACGAGGTCGAGCTCGGTACGCCGTGCGACGGTCACGGCGACCGCCGCCACCAGGACGACGGCGAGCGGCAGCAGGTCGGGCAGCGTCCGCCCGTACGTCGAACCGGACAGCCAGGTCAGCGCCTTGGTGGCGTTGAACGGGTCGGTGAGGACGATGAGCAGGCTGATCAGGGCGGAGCTCGCGGTGGCGACACCCATGCCGACCAGGACCAGGCGGTTCTGCTGGAAGCCGCCGCGCGCGGACAGCCCGAAGACGAGTGCGGAGGCGAGGGCTGCGCCCGCGAAGGCCGCGGCGGCGAGGCCCGTCGGCCCGGCCGTGGGCACGGTCGTGACCAGTACCACCGCCCCCAGTGCGGCTCCGCCGGAGACGCCGATGACGCCCGGCTCGGCGAGCGGGTTCCGGGTCACGGCCTGGACCAGGGTGCCCGACAGCGCGAGGGCCGCACCCGCGAGGAGGGCGGCGAGCACCCGTGGCACCCGGGTGTCGAGGACGAAGGTGACGGCCCGGCCGGCCCTGCCCTGCGTCCAGTTCATGACGTCACCGAGCAGCAGCTTGGTGTCACCGAGAAGTACGGAGACGACGGCCAGCCCGATCAGGGCCGCCACCAGCGTCCCGGCCACGGTCAGGAACACGGCCCTGCTGCGGATGCGCAACCGCTCGGGCGGGGCGGCGGCCCCGGTGTCCCGGCCCCTGGTCGCCAGCACCACCAGGAAGACGGCGCCGACGAGGCTCGTCACCACACCCGTCGGCACGGCCACCGCCGTGTCCGACGACACCAGTGTCCGCAGCACGACGTCCGAGCCGATCACCAGGGCCGCACCGGCCAGTGCGGACAGCGTCACGCTCGTACGCACACGGGAGAAGCCGCGGTAGCGACGCGCCAACAGGCGTACGACGGCGGGGGCGCACAGTCCGACGAAGCCGATCGGACCGGCGAGGGTGACGGCGGCGGCGGACAGCAGCGCGGACAGCACGACCGTGGTCACGCGGGTGGCCCGCACCGGTACGCCCAGTCCGCGCGCGGCGTCGTCGCCGAGGGCCAGGGCGTCGACTCTGCGGGCGACCATCAGCAGCCCGGCCAGCCCGATGACGGCGAGCGGCACCATCCACAGCACACCGCCGAAACCGTTCTGCGCGATGCTGCCCTGGTTCCAGGCGTACAGCCCCTCCGTCTGTACGGGGAACAGCAGCAGCAGACCTTCGGTGACGGAGGTGAGACCGAGGGTCAGAGCGCTGCCCGCCAGAACCAGTCGCACGGTCCCGGCTCCCAGGCCGGACAGTCCCAGTACGACGGCCGCCGCCACCAGGCCGCCGACGAAGGCGACGCCGGAGGAGGCGAGCAGCGGAAGCGAGACACCGGTCACGGCGACCAGCCCGAGCGAGAGGTAGGAACCGGCGTTGACCGCGAGGGTGTCGGGTGCGGCGAGCACATTGC includes:
- a CDS encoding SUKH-4 family immunity protein gives rise to the protein MIFDVDEEHPRPDEAGSRRVRASREVLGDVVRRPEDLAALCDIGFPQSPFRMAPPIVAEECAFELSSVVYLGDDVEMVRCDFGDLLLFGAVQGWYLFLHLGDGTVYAIPDEIAVLPGGDFRPVHSDLSSLRRLLELLYRQELSAERTYDPRSTGAPHRAMERFTGEIRAEFGDADPVALSTESLWPAFFRDIEDGLYSAYYSGRRK
- a CDS encoding PhzF family phenazine biosynthesis protein; protein product: MRIHVVDAFTDRPFAGNPAGVCLLDPGEWPEDAWMRRVAAELNHSETAFARPLPAGADADWEIRWFAPLVETNLCGHATLATAHTLRRERGVTGTLRFRSRCSGILTAHAQEDGSITLDFPAAPGTEVPVPDGLSEALGVTPEAAFRTGALGDLLTVLPDEATVRAVTPDLDAVADVTRREDLRGVIITAPAPEPGLEYDFVSRFFSPAEGILEDPVTGSAHTALAPYWSARTGRDGLTGLQVSARTGLVRTSVHGDRVHLNGHAVTVLDATLLA
- a CDS encoding iron ABC transporter permease, encoding MAVTTTAPAAPTTAAASRKGGAVAVTATLVLLVAALALVDIAQGTSAVGPAEVWKALTGQADPADASVVIASRLPRMAAGLLVGAVLGMAGAALQAVSRNVLAAPDTLAVNAGSYLSLGLVAVTGVSLPLLASSGVAFVGGLVAAAVVLGLSGLGAGTVRLVLAGSALTLGLTSVTEGLLLLFPVQTEGLYAWNQGSIAQNGFGGVLWMVPLAVIGLAGLLMVARRVDALALGDDAARGLGVPVRATRVTTVVLSALLSAAAVTLAGPIGFVGLCAPAVVRLLARRYRGFSRVRTSVTLSALAGAALVIGSDVVLRTLVSSDTAVAVPTGVVTSLVGAVFLVVLATRGRDTGAAAPPERLRIRSRAVFLTVAGTLVAALIGLAVVSVLLGDTKLLLGDVMNWTQGRAGRAVTFVLDTRVPRVLAALLAGAALALSGTLVQAVTRNPLAEPGVIGVSGGAALGAVVLVTTVPTAGPTGLAAAAFAGAALASALVFGLSARGGFQQNRLVLVGMGVATASSALISLLIVLTDPFNATKALTWLSGSTYGRTLPDLLPLAVVLVAAVAVTVARRTELDLVSLDGDTPRLLGLGLSRARLGFLALGVLLSAAAVAAAGTIAFVGLVAPHAARALVGRRHVRVVPVAVLLGAVLVGTADVVGRTVIAPAQLGAGLLTAVIGTPYFLWLLVRSRGEAR